The Heliorestis convoluta genome includes the window TAAAAAATCTACGGCACATTGACCTTTTACCCGGGAAGCCACCGCTCAAAGACAGGGATAAGTTGCTCCAGTTTAATTGGCTTACTGATATAATCATCCATTCCCGCACGAAGGCACCTATCTTTATCTCCTTGCATTGCCAATGCGGTCATAGCAACAATTGGTGTCCGTTGATTCTTTTTGGATTCCCATTTTCGGATCGCTTCGGTAGCCTGAAAACCATCCATTTCTGGCATATGGCAATCCATGAGAATAAGGTCATATTCCTTTTTCTGTAGCGAATGAATAGCTTCTAAACCGTTATTGGCAATATCCACAGTCAAACCCATTTTGCTTAAAAGGTTCAGAGCTACTTTTTGATTTACTTGATTATCTTCAACAAGTAAGACTGGCTTTTCCAGCTCCCAAACTGGATAGGTTTTTGCAGGACCGTTGTCAAACGAATCAACTTGATTTTGATGTACAGGTTCGGCTACGGTTTGATAAGGAATCGAGAACCAGAAGAGGGAGCCCTCACCGATCTTACTAGTAACACCAATTTCTCCGCCCATGAGTTCAACCAATTGTTTTGAAATGCTCAAACCAAGCCCGGTACCACCATAGAGACGCGTTGTTGAAGAATCTGCCTGAATAAAAGGGTTGAAAATATTATGAATAACTTCTTCCTTAATTCCTATACCCGTGTCTTTTACTTCGAACTTTACTTTCATGATGTCATTATCTTTTGACTCTATAGTAATTTGAATTAATACTTCACCCTGAATGGTAAATTTGATCGCATTCGATACCAAATTGATTAAAATTTGACGCAACCTGTTTCGATCTCCGATAACCCAATCATCTACTTCGCTTGGCATTGCTAAGGATAGATTTAGACCATTTTTCCCTACCTTTTTCTTAAAAAGATTAATCACACTTATAGCAATTTGACGTAAATTGAAAACAGTGTCCTCAAGACGCATTTTAGCAGCTTCGAGCTTCGAAAAATCTAGTATATCATTGAGAACATGGAGAAGCACTTCAGCTGAGTCTGAAATGGCTTCTGTAAATTCTCGTTGCTCCTCAGTGAGAGAAGTTTCTGACAGTAAATGATTCATGCCTAGAATTCCATTCAAGGGGGTGCGAATCTCATGGCTCATTATAGCAAGAAAATCACTCTTTGCTCGAGTGGCTTCTTCTGCTTTTTTATAAGCCTGATCGAGTTGAATCATCTTTTCCTTTATTGTCTTGAATTGCTTAACATTTTGCGCAAGAAGGGTCGTTATTTTGAGATGACCCTCAATCATATCTCTCATTTTTTCCATCAATTCGATGATACTATTGGAATATAAATTCTCTTTATCATCTAACAAACATATGGTACCAAATACGCTACCGTTTGGCTTTCGGATGGGGAAACCAAGGTACGCTATTAGACCGTATTTAAGGTCTGGATTATTGTTCCACTCATCAGATTTCAAGGCATTGGGCACCAGCAACTTACTCTGTGTTTTTATTACTCTTTCACAGTATAATCCAGAATCATAAAGGGCTTCTTTATCTTTGATTTTATAAGGGTTACCTTGGCTATTGCTGGCAACAAAGACCTCAATTTCGCCTGAACAGATACGCATGATTAGCCCTACACGTGTGCCAGATAATCTTGTTACAAGATCAATAATACTTTGCCACTCTGATATAATATCGCATGATACGTTTTCACAAGATATTTTTATGTTATTGTTAATATCTTCAAACATTCAAACATCTCCTGACAAATAAAAACAGCCCTGACTTTTAAAACTGGACTGTGATTTTATGAAGGCTTTTATCGATTTCATAGACATCAGTATGTTTGGTTACTGTGAGTATTTCTTTCAGAACTTCTTTAACGTTAGTTAGGACTTTATTTCAACCTTTTGATGAGTATACTTATAAAGATTAATTAATAGACCAATATCTACACTATCGATGAAGAGACTTGATTGATCTCGATATTTAGCATATTGACGTCATTGTTAATGAAAGGGAAAAATGTAATCTCGTACATAACGAGCATCTTTAATTGTTAAATTAGAAGAAAAAATTAGAAGAAAGAATGAGCCGCGCCTTGTCGGCCTCCTATCCTATATGCCATGTTGATCATCATCTTATTTTAGGAAATTGTATTTAGGTAAACATTATATAATTATTCAACAAATTATTAGTAAGCCCTTCTATTTTATGCAAAAATGTTTAATTAGTAACAACCGCCCACTTATGCTTCTCCTGGACAAGGACGATGGCAAGATTGTGAAAAGCCAAATTTAGAAATAATTACATTTGACACAATACTAAGATATTGGTAATATATAAATCTCGTCCATGGACATGGGTATACCAACACTTACAGCACTTAGAATGGACGATTTGGTATGCTTTGTTTTAACGGCGAAGTTGCCAAAAAGAACCAGTAGACAAAACGATGACAAACATGATACTATGTATTT containing:
- a CDS encoding GAF domain-containing hybrid sensor histidine kinase/response regulator, translating into MFEDINNNIKISCENVSCDIISEWQSIIDLVTRLSGTRVGLIMRICSGEIEVFVASNSQGNPYKIKDKEALYDSGLYCERVIKTQSKLLVPNALKSDEWNNNPDLKYGLIAYLGFPIRKPNGSVFGTICLLDDKENLYSNSIIELMEKMRDMIEGHLKITTLLAQNVKQFKTIKEKMIQLDQAYKKAEEATRAKSDFLAIMSHEIRTPLNGILGMNHLLSETSLTEEQREFTEAISDSAEVLLHVLNDILDFSKLEAAKMRLEDTVFNLRQIAISVINLFKKKVGKNGLNLSLAMPSEVDDWVIGDRNRLRQILINLVSNAIKFTIQGEVLIQITIESKDNDIMKVKFEVKDTGIGIKEEVIHNIFNPFIQADSSTTRLYGGTGLGLSISKQLVELMGGEIGVTSKIGEGSLFWFSIPYQTVAEPVHQNQVDSFDNGPAKTYPVWELEKPVLLVEDNQVNQKVALNLLSKMGLTVDIANNGLEAIHSLQKKEYDLILMDCHMPEMDGFQATEAIRKWESKKNQRTPIVAMTALAMQGDKDRCLRAGMDDYISKPIKLEQLIPVFERWLPG